A window from Lachnoanaerobaculum umeaense encodes these proteins:
- the trpC gene encoding indole-3-glycerol phosphate synthase TrpC produces the protein MSKEITILDTISTYTKWRIEEQKKNIPLSLIRAEAEKIIAEKFIFENTLKKPELSFICECKKASPSKGIIAKDFPYLAIAKEYEDAGANCISVLTEPKWFLGSDKYLKEISNIVNIPLLRKDFTIDEYMIYEAKAMGASCVLLICSILSVEELQYFKDICDDLGLSTLIECHDESEIEKALKVNARMIGVNNRNLKDFSVNTDNSKRLRNLVPKDILFVSESGVNSPEDIKNIIDMGADAALVGEVLMRAENKKFTLDWLKGKYDKD, from the coding sequence ATGAGTAAAGAAATAACCATTTTAGATACAATATCCACATACACAAAATGGAGAATTGAAGAACAGAAAAAAAATATTCCACTGTCCTTAATCAGAGCCGAGGCAGAAAAAATCATAGCCGAAAAGTTTATTTTTGAAAATACTTTAAAAAAGCCTGAGCTATCCTTTATATGTGAATGTAAAAAGGCTTCTCCATCCAAAGGAATTATTGCAAAAGACTTTCCCTATCTTGCAATTGCAAAGGAATACGAAGATGCAGGTGCAAACTGTATCTCAGTACTTACAGAACCTAAGTGGTTTCTTGGAAGTGATAAATATTTAAAGGAAATATCAAATATAGTCAATATTCCACTCCTTAGAAAAGATTTTACTATTGATGAATATATGATATATGAAGCCAAAGCAATGGGAGCTTCCTGTGTTCTTTTAATTTGCTCCATATTATCTGTGGAGGAATTGCAATATTTTAAAGACATATGTGATGATCTTGGACTTTCAACTCTTATAGAATGTCATGATGAATCTGAAATAGAAAAAGCCTTAAAGGTAAATGCTCGTATGATCGGTGTAAATAACAGAAATCTAAAGGACTTCTCCGTAAACACAGATAACAGTAAAAGACTTCGAAACCTTGTGCCTAAGGATATCTTATTTGTTTCTGAAAGCGGCGTAAACAGCCCTGAAGATATAAAAAATATTATTGATATGGGTGCTGATGCCGCTTTGGTAGGTGAAGTACTAATGCGTGCAGAAAATAAGAAATTCACTTTGGATTGGTTAAAGGGAAAATATGACAAAGATTAA
- a CDS encoding Rpn family recombination-promoting nuclease/putative transposase yields the protein MKDKDITQKVLEKYNDVFADILNVLLFNGRDVVEESTLIDALPMSMLKIDGRVRSQERDIAKYWRRSKINVALFGLENQTIPNKLMPLRVFGYDGTEYVKQSRKENNDKAKYPVITLVLYLGYEKEWNYPKTLFEVLDIDEDIKPYVNDFKINLFEIAYLNREKIDLFKSDFRILADYLYQMRVNRDYTADETTIEHVEELLTLMSAMTGDNRFEETINYLKGKEKVNMCEVLDRVEARGIEKGIEKGIEKGIEQGIKRGTINTLISLVNDGILSSYEAALRANMSVEDFEKYLKKN from the coding sequence ATGAAAGATAAAGACATAACTCAGAAAGTACTTGAAAAGTACAATGATGTATTTGCTGATATTTTAAATGTACTTTTATTTAATGGGAGAGATGTAGTAGAAGAATCTACACTTATTGACGCATTGCCGATGAGTATGTTAAAGATTGACGGAAGGGTCAGATCACAGGAAAGGGATATAGCAAAGTACTGGCGTAGAAGTAAAATTAATGTAGCATTATTTGGATTGGAAAATCAGACAATACCAAATAAACTGATGCCACTTCGAGTCTTTGGATATGACGGCACAGAGTATGTAAAGCAAAGCAGAAAAGAAAATAATGATAAGGCAAAGTACCCGGTGATTACATTGGTGCTGTATCTGGGATATGAAAAGGAATGGAACTATCCCAAAACGCTTTTCGAGGTTCTGGATATAGATGAAGACATCAAGCCATATGTAAATGATTTTAAGATAAACTTATTTGAGATAGCATATCTGAATAGAGAAAAGATAGATTTGTTTAAAAGTGATTTTAGGATACTGGCGGATTACCTCTACCAGATGAGGGTAAACAGAGATTATACAGCTGATGAAACTACCATTGAGCATGTGGAGGAGCTTTTAACATTAATGTCGGCAATGACAGGAGATAATAGATTTGAAGAGACTATAAACTATTTGAAGGGAAAGGAGAAGGTCAATATGTGTGAAGTACTGGATAGAGTAGAAGCTAGAGGGATAGAAAAGGGAATAGAAAAAGGAATAGAAAAAGGAATTGAACAGGGTATTAAAAGAGGTACAATAAATACTCTTATATCACTGGTAAATGATGGAATACTAAGTAGTTATGAAGCGGCACTAAGGGCAAATATGAGTGTTGAAGATTTTGAAAAGTATTTAAAGAAAAATTGA
- the trpE gene encoding anthranilate synthase component I, translated as MYYPTLTEIEKIKETKEYTLAPVSMEILSDFITPIEAIRILKKASTHAYMLESAKANESWGRYTFLGFDPTLSISCIESKMSLDGEDFTCNDPTGYLRDLLKKYKSPRLASLPPFTGGLVGYFSFDYINYKESSIKRNVEDSEGFKDIDVMLFKDVIVFDHVKQKIILITNISLDKDIPIAYEDAIKNLEKIKSLLFTGEKSYETGKLLSEVKPLFSQEEFSNMITKAKYHIKEGDIFQIVLSNRLQADFSGSLFDTYRVLRTVNPSPYMFYFSGTDVEIAGASPETLVKLEDGIIHTFPLAGTRSRGKTGDEDLLLEEELLADKKELAEHNMLVDLGRNDLGKISKFGSVKVEKLHSIERYSHVMHIGSTVRGEIRPENDALDALEAVLPAGTLSGAPKIRACQLIGELENNKRGVYGGAIGYIDFTGNMDTCIAIRLAYKKNGKVFIRSGAGIVADSEPDKEYMESINKAGAVVDALRKAQEVNK; from the coding sequence ATGTATTACCCTACTTTAACTGAAATAGAAAAGATAAAAGAAACTAAAGAATATACTCTCGCACCGGTCAGTATGGAAATATTATCTGACTTCATTACCCCTATAGAAGCTATACGGATTCTAAAGAAAGCATCTACACATGCCTATATGTTGGAATCAGCAAAGGCTAATGAGAGTTGGGGAAGATATACATTCCTTGGATTTGATCCCACGCTTTCTATAAGCTGCATTGAAAGCAAAATGAGTTTGGACGGTGAGGATTTTACCTGTAATGATCCTACCGGTTATCTTAGAGATTTGTTAAAAAAATACAAAAGCCCAAGACTCGCCTCTTTACCTCCTTTTACAGGCGGTTTGGTCGGATATTTTTCATTTGACTATATAAACTATAAGGAATCAAGTATAAAAAGAAATGTAGAAGATTCTGAGGGCTTTAAGGATATTGATGTAATGCTTTTTAAGGATGTTATTGTATTTGATCATGTAAAGCAAAAAATTATCCTCATTACAAATATTTCACTTGATAAAGATATTCCTATTGCCTATGAGGACGCTATTAAAAATCTTGAGAAAATAAAGAGTCTTTTATTTACAGGCGAAAAATCCTATGAAACAGGGAAACTACTCTCTGAAGTAAAGCCTTTATTCTCACAAGAAGAATTTTCAAATATGATCACAAAGGCAAAGTATCATATCAAGGAAGGTGATATCTTCCAGATAGTACTTTCAAACCGCCTACAGGCTGACTTTAGCGGAAGCCTTTTTGATACCTACAGAGTGCTTAGAACAGTAAACCCTTCACCGTATATGTTTTATTTTTCAGGTACTGATGTTGAGATTGCGGGAGCTTCACCTGAAACTTTGGTAAAGCTTGAAGACGGAATAATCCACACATTCCCTCTTGCCGGTACAAGATCAAGAGGAAAAACCGGGGATGAGGACCTTCTTTTGGAAGAAGAATTACTTGCTGATAAAAAGGAACTGGCTGAACATAATATGCTTGTAGATCTAGGCAGAAATGATCTTGGCAAGATAAGCAAATTTGGAAGTGTAAAGGTAGAAAAACTCCACTCTATAGAGAGATATTCACATGTAATGCATATAGGTTCTACTGTAAGGGGTGAAATAAGACCTGAAAATGATGCACTGGATGCACTTGAAGCTGTCCTTCCTGCAGGTACCCTCTCAGGTGCACCAAAGATTCGTGCCTGCCAGCTTATTGGTGAACTTGAAAATAACAAAAGAGGGGTTTATGGAGGGGCTATAGGATATATTGATTTTACCGGAAATATGGACACCTGTATTGCTATCAGGCTTGCATATAAGAAGAATGGAAAAGTATTTATCAGAAGCGGTGCCGGTATTGTAGCCGACTCAGAACCTGATAAGGAATATATGGAAAGCATAAATAAGGCAGGTGCTGTAGTAGACGCATTAAGAAAAGCTCAGGAGGTAAACAAATGA
- the trpA gene encoding tryptophan synthase subunit alpha has protein sequence MNKIYESLKNKKAFIPFITCGDPDVATTKSAILEMVKNGADLIEIGIPFSDPTAEGVVIQGANIRALAGGITTDKVFDMVVELRKEVTIPLVFMTYANVVFSYGSEKFFAKCSEVGIDGIILPDIPFEERNEFLDISEKYNIDLISLIAPTSDDRIAMIAKEARGFLYIVSSLGVTGTRSEITTDLSSIVKIVRENTDVPCAIGFGISTPEQAKEMSQIADGVIVGSAIIKLLKQYKTEAPKYIGAYAKEMKEAML, from the coding sequence ATGAATAAGATATATGAATCATTAAAAAATAAAAAGGCATTTATTCCATTTATCACCTGTGGAGATCCGGATGTAGCAACTACAAAGTCTGCCATACTCGAAATGGTAAAAAATGGAGCTGATCTAATAGAAATAGGTATACCCTTCTCTGATCCTACAGCTGAGGGCGTAGTTATACAGGGTGCAAATATTCGTGCACTTGCAGGTGGTATTACAACTGATAAAGTATTTGATATGGTCGTAGAACTTAGAAAAGAAGTAACTATTCCGCTTGTATTTATGACTTATGCCAATGTAGTATTCTCATATGGCTCAGAAAAGTTTTTTGCTAAATGTAGTGAAGTAGGCATTGACGGTATTATCCTCCCTGACATTCCATTTGAAGAGAGAAATGAATTCCTCGATATATCAGAAAAATATAATATTGATCTTATCTCTCTTATTGCACCTACATCTGATGATCGTATTGCAATGATTGCCAAAGAAGCCAGGGGATTTTTATATATCGTATCAAGCCTTGGTGTAACCGGAACCAGAAGTGAGATCACTACAGATTTAAGCTCCATAGTAAAGATAGTAAGAGAAAATACTGATGTTCCATGTGCTATAGGTTTTGGTATTTCAACTCCGGAACAGGCTAAGGAAATGAGTCAAATAGCAGACGGAGTAATCGTAGGTTCAGCCATTATCAAGCTCTTAAAACAGTACAAAACCGAAGCTCCCAAATATATAGGTGCATATGCAAAAGAAATGAAAGAGGCGATGTTATAG
- a CDS encoding anthranilate synthase component II has protein sequence MILLIDNYDSFSYNLFQMVGEIHPDIKVIRNDEMTVEEIKALAPAKIIISPGPGRPEDAGVIIDVIKELGQSIPILGVCLGHQAICMAFGATVTYAKELMHGKDSLTYFDTSGTIFFNLPPKSKVARYHSLAASKDTIPNDLKVVAKTDDGEVMAVEHSSYPIYGVQFHPESIMTEYGKEMLRNFIQN, from the coding sequence ATGATTCTATTGATTGATAATTATGACAGTTTTTCCTACAACCTGTTTCAAATGGTAGGTGAAATTCATCCGGATATAAAAGTAATAAGAAATGATGAAATGACTGTGGAAGAAATAAAAGCTCTTGCTCCCGCAAAGATTATTATCTCACCGGGTCCCGGAAGACCTGAGGATGCAGGCGTAATTATAGATGTAATAAAGGAGCTTGGACAAAGTATTCCGATCCTTGGAGTTTGTCTTGGACATCAGGCAATTTGTATGGCCTTTGGAGCAACAGTAACCTATGCCAAGGAGCTGATGCATGGAAAAGACTCTCTTACATATTTTGATACCTCCGGTACTATTTTTTTTAATTTACCCCCGAAGAGTAAGGTTGCCAGATATCACTCTCTTGCTGCAAGTAAAGACACCATTCCTAACGATTTAAAAGTGGTAGCAAAAACAGATGATGGTGAAGTAATGGCGGTAGAACATAGCAGCTACCCAATCTATGGAGTGCAGTTCCATCCGGAATCCATAATGACAGAATATGGAAAAGAAATGTTGAGAAATTTTATACAGAATTGA
- the aroF gene encoding 3-deoxy-7-phosphoheptulonate synthase — protein sequence MVFILKTGISEEAIQNFRKEFEDIGFDTIYAPGTEHTAVCLIGNTSKIDMDTIVATHPIVDYGKRVTETYKAAGRTVHPDDTIIKVNDISIGTGTFTVIAGPCSVETSEQITRVARSIKTSGAVILRGGAFKPRTSPYAFQGLGKEGLDFLESAKAAVNIPIISEVMNQTQLPMFENVDIIQIGARNMQNFDLLKEVGKLKKPILLKRGLCNTIEEFLMSAEYIMASGNENVILCERGIRTFETATRNTLDLGAVALLKEKTHLPVLVDPSHAVGIRSLVPPLAKAALAVGADGIMIEVHNDPAKALCDGAQSLDLKQFDDLMVEIKKRVVLEGKTL from the coding sequence ATGGTTTTTATTTTAAAAACAGGCATCAGTGAAGAGGCGATACAAAACTTTAGAAAAGAATTTGAAGATATAGGATTTGATACAATATATGCACCCGGAACAGAACATACAGCAGTTTGCTTAATCGGGAATACTTCAAAAATAGATATGGATACTATAGTGGCAACTCATCCGATAGTTGACTATGGAAAAAGGGTTACAGAAACTTATAAGGCTGCCGGTAGAACAGTTCATCCGGATGATACCATCATAAAGGTAAATGATATCAGTATAGGCACAGGGACATTTACTGTTATTGCAGGACCTTGCAGTGTGGAAACAAGTGAACAGATTACAAGGGTTGCAAGAAGCATAAAAACAAGTGGAGCTGTTATACTTCGTGGTGGTGCATTCAAACCAAGAACTTCTCCTTATGCCTTCCAGGGACTTGGTAAGGAGGGGCTGGACTTCTTAGAGAGTGCCAAGGCGGCAGTTAACATTCCTATTATATCAGAAGTTATGAACCAAACTCAGCTACCAATGTTTGAAAATGTGGATATTATTCAAATAGGTGCCAGAAACATGCAAAACTTTGACTTGCTTAAAGAAGTTGGAAAGTTGAAAAAACCTATACTTTTAAAGCGTGGACTTTGTAACACTATTGAAGAATTTCTTATGAGTGCTGAATATATCATGGCATCAGGCAATGAAAATGTCATACTTTGTGAACGTGGTATCAGAACCTTTGAAACTGCCACCAGGAATACTTTAGATCTTGGAGCAGTCGCACTTTTAAAAGAGAAAACCCATCTTCCGGTACTGGTGGATCCAAGCCATGCAGTGGGTATAAGATCACTTGTACCACCTCTTGCAAAGGCAGCACTTGCTGTCGGTGCTGACGGAATTATGATTGAAGTCCACAATGATCCTGCTAAAGCATTATGTGACGGTGCACAATCACTTGACCTTAAACAGTTTGATGATTTGATGGTTGAAATCAAAAAAAGAGTTGTACTTGAAGGAAAGACATTATAA
- a CDS encoding phosphoribosylanthranilate isomerase, producing MTKIKLCGMTSEDDIKVINEVLPDYIGFVFANKSKRYISFDIAKLLKSKLDSRVKAVGVFVNEDIENIIYLVKNNIIDIVQLHGNEDDDYINKLRTKINSPIIYAYQIKSKADIKSINKETDFILLDAGAGCGKTFDENLLDGFDREYFLAGGLSIGNVKEKIMKLHPFGVDVSSGIETEGKKDAAKMRKFVSLVREVKNDRY from the coding sequence ATGACAAAGATTAAGCTATGTGGCATGACAAGTGAAGATGATATCAAAGTGATAAATGAAGTATTACCTGACTATATCGGATTTGTATTTGCAAATAAAAGCAAAAGGTATATATCCTTTGATATAGCAAAATTATTAAAATCAAAACTTGACTCAAGAGTAAAGGCTGTAGGTGTATTTGTAAATGAAGATATCGAAAACATAATTTATTTAGTCAAAAACAATATAATTGATATTGTACAGCTCCATGGAAATGAAGATGACGACTATATAAATAAATTACGGACAAAGATAAATTCACCTATAATATATGCCTATCAGATAAAATCAAAAGCTGATATAAAATCAATAAATAAGGAAACGGATTTTATTTTATTGGATGCCGGTGCCGGCTGTGGGAAGACCTTTGACGAAAATTTACTTGATGGTTTTGATAGAGAATATTTTTTAGCGGGTGGGCTCTCCATAGGTAATGTAAAAGAAAAAATAATGAAACTACATCCATTCGGTGTGGATGTAAGCTCAGGAATAGAAACTGAAGGCAAAAAAGATGCCGCTAAAATGAGAAAATTTGTAAGTTTAGTAAGAGAGGTGAAAAATGACAGATATTAA
- the trpB gene encoding tryptophan synthase subunit beta, with protein MTDIKGRFGVHGGQYIPETLMNAVIELEKAYNHYKDDPEFNRELNYLLNDYAGRPSKLYFAKKMTEDLGGAKIYLKREDLTHTGAHKINNVLGQALLAKKMGKKRLIAETGAGQHGVATATAAALMGMECVVFMGEEDTIRQALNVYKMRLLGATVIPVTSGTKTLKDAVSEAMREWTSRIDDTHYCLGSVMGPHPFPTIVRDFQAIISKEIKEQILKKEGKLPDAVLACVGGGSNAIGSFYNFIEDKDVALIGCEAAGKGIHTFETAATINTGKLGIFHGMKSYFCQDEYGQIAPVYSISAGLDYPGVGPEHSYLHDIKRASYVPVTDDESVEAFEYLSRMEGIIPAIESAHAVAHAMKIAPTMSKNQIIVITISGRGDKDCAAIARYKGEELHE; from the coding sequence ATGACAGATATTAAAGGAAGATTTGGAGTTCATGGTGGACAGTATATACCTGAAACTCTTATGAATGCAGTGATAGAATTGGAAAAGGCTTATAATCATTACAAGGATGATCCGGAATTTAACAGAGAGCTTAATTATCTCTTAAATGATTATGCCGGAAGACCTTCAAAGCTTTATTTTGCAAAAAAAATGACGGAGGACCTTGGTGGTGCAAAGATTTATTTAAAGCGTGAAGACCTTACACATACCGGTGCACATAAGATAAACAATGTTCTTGGGCAGGCACTCCTTGCAAAAAAGATGGGCAAGAAGAGACTTATCGCTGAAACCGGTGCAGGTCAGCATGGAGTAGCCACAGCAACCGCAGCTGCTTTAATGGGTATGGAATGTGTAGTATTTATGGGTGAAGAAGATACTATCCGTCAAGCATTAAATGTATATAAGATGAGGCTGCTTGGTGCTACAGTTATCCCTGTAACAAGCGGAACAAAAACCTTAAAAGATGCTGTTTCAGAGGCTATGAGAGAATGGACAAGTAGAATAGATGATACTCATTACTGCCTCGGTTCTGTAATGGGACCTCATCCATTCCCTACTATAGTTAGAGATTTCCAGGCCATAATCTCAAAGGAGATCAAGGAGCAAATACTAAAAAAAGAAGGCAAGTTACCCGATGCTGTACTTGCCTGTGTAGGCGGCGGCTCAAATGCCATAGGTAGTTTTTACAATTTTATTGAAGACAAAGATGTGGCACTTATCGGTTGTGAAGCTGCAGGAAAGGGAATTCATACATTTGAAACAGCTGCTACTATCAATACAGGAAAACTTGGTATTTTCCATGGTATGAAGTCCTATTTCTGTCAGGATGAATATGGTCAAATTGCACCTGTATATTCCATCTCTGCCGGACTTGACTATCCGGGTGTAGGACCTGAGCATTCTTATCTTCATGATATAAAAAGAGCAAGCTATGTACCTGTAACGGATGATGAATCAGTAGAAGCATTTGAATACCTCTCTAGGATGGAAGGTATTATACCTGCTATAGAGTCTGCTCATGCCGTCGCTCATGCCATGAAAATAGCACCTACTATGAGCAAGAATCAAATTATTGTAATCACCATCTCAGGAAGAGGTGATAAAGATTGTGCCGCTATTGCAAGATATAAAGGAGAAGAATTACATGAATAA
- the trpD gene encoding anthranilate phosphoribosyltransferase has product MIKEAIVKIVNKEDLTFNEAYAVMNEIMNGETSPTQNAAFLAALSTKSAKAETTQEIAGCAMAMREHATAVDTDFDLFEIVGTGGDNAGSFNISTTSAIVAAAGGMKVSKHGNRAASSKCGTADCLEALGVNIEEDPKKCKELLEKVGMCFFFAQKYHSSMKYVGAIRKELGFRTVFNILGPLTNPAKPKCQLLGVYDEYLIEPLAKVLVDLGVKRGMVVYGMDKLDEISLSAPTKVCEIKNNSLHTYEIKPEDFGISRCKKQDLVGGDPKENAAITLTILNGEKGPKRDAVLLNAGAALYIGGKANSIMEGINLARNLIDSKKALKILEDFIRISNE; this is encoded by the coding sequence ATGATTAAGGAAGCTATTGTAAAGATTGTAAATAAAGAAGATTTAACTTTTAATGAAGCTTATGCAGTTATGAATGAAATCATGAACGGTGAGACTTCTCCTACACAAAATGCCGCATTTCTTGCAGCTCTTTCTACAAAGAGTGCGAAAGCGGAAACCACACAGGAAATCGCAGGTTGTGCTATGGCTATGAGAGAGCATGCCACTGCTGTTGATACAGATTTTGACCTCTTTGAAATAGTAGGTACTGGCGGTGATAATGCCGGAAGCTTCAATATTTCTACAACCTCAGCTATAGTAGCTGCTGCCGGCGGTATGAAAGTAAGTAAACATGGAAACAGAGCCGCTTCTTCCAAATGTGGTACAGCCGACTGTTTAGAGGCATTGGGCGTAAATATTGAAGAAGATCCAAAAAAATGCAAAGAGCTTTTGGAAAAGGTCGGCATGTGCTTTTTCTTTGCTCAAAAATATCATAGTTCTATGAAATATGTAGGTGCTATAAGAAAGGAGCTTGGATTTAGAACAGTTTTTAATATACTTGGGCCTCTTACAAATCCGGCAAAACCGAAGTGCCAGCTCCTTGGAGTATATGATGAATACCTAATAGAACCTCTCGCAAAAGTGCTTGTAGATCTTGGAGTTAAAAGAGGTATGGTTGTATATGGTATGGATAAACTGGATGAGATATCACTCTCCGCTCCTACTAAAGTTTGCGAAATAAAGAATAATTCACTACATACCTATGAAATCAAGCCCGAAGATTTTGGGATTTCCCGTTGTAAAAAGCAAGATTTAGTAGGTGGAGATCCTAAAGAAAATGCAGCAATTACTCTTACTATATTAAATGGTGAAAAAGGACCTAAGAGAGATGCCGTACTTTTGAATGCCGGAGCAGCACTCTATATAGGAGGTAAGGCAAACAGTATAATGGAAGGAATAAATCTTGCAAGAAATCTTATCGACAGCAAAAAAGCCCTTAAGATTTTGGAAGATTTTATAAGGATAAGCAATGAGTAA